From Panthera uncia isolate 11264 chromosome X, Puncia_PCG_1.0, whole genome shotgun sequence, the proteins below share one genomic window:
- the SLC25A6 gene encoding ADP/ATP translocase 3 yields the protein GSACARCRARGPGAGRRHQARRAACSGACSRAGAGSARPRRFVRAPPGSGAGPGARGHVGAAAGVGAGPRARRRGPRREGSGARAPGGWGLGAGDGRVVPVERLLPPGAGVGAARRRSGARLSWGPVASARPPVLQVQHASKQIAADKQYKGIVDCIVRIPKEQGVLSFWRGNLANVIRYFPTQALNFAFKDKYKQIFLGGVDKHTQFWRYFAGNLASGGAAGATSLCFVYPLDFARTRLAADVGKSGTEREFKGLGDCLVKITKSDGIRGLYQGFNVSVQGIIIYRAAYFGVYDTAKGMLPDPKNTHIVVSWMIAQTVTAVAGVVSYPFDTVRRRMMMQSGRKGADIMYKGTLDCWRKIFKDEGGKAFFKGAWSNVLRGMGGAFVLVLYDELKKVL from the exons GGGTCGGCGTGCGCCCGGTGCCGGGCCCGGGGTCCGGGAGCGGGGAGACGGCATCAGGCCCGGCGGGCCGCGTGCAGCGGAGCCTGCAGTCGGGCGGGCGCCGGAAGTGCGAGGCCGCGCCGCTTTGTCCGCGCGCCGCCGGGTtccggggccgggccgggcgcgCGGGGTCACGTGGGCGCTGCTGCAGGCGTGGGGGCGGGCCCGCGGGCGCGCAGGCGCGGTCCGCGCCGGGAGGGCAGTGGCGCGCGTGCGCCcgggggctgggggttgggggcgggtGACGGAAGAGTCGTTCCCGTGGAGCGGCTTCTGCCGCCGGGAGCGGGAGTGGGGGCGGCCCGGCGCCGCTCGGGGGCGCGCTTGTCCTGGGGCCCTGTTGCCAGCGCGCGCCCGCCCGTCCTGCAGGTGCAGCACGCCAGCAAGCAGATCGCCGCCGACAAGCAGTACAAGGGCATCGTGGACTGCATCGTGCGCATCCCCAAGGAGCAGGGCGTCCTGTCCTTCTGGAGGGGCAACCTGGCCAACGTCATCCGCTACTTCCCCACGCAAGCGCTCAACTTCGCCTTCAAGGATAAGTACAAGCAGATCTTCCTGGGGGGCGTGGACAAGCACACGCAGTTCTGGAGGTACTTCGCCGGCAACCTGGCGTCGGGCGGGGCGGCCGGAGCCACGTCGCTGTGCTTCGTGTACCCGCTGGATTTCGCCAGGACCCGTCTGGCCGCCGACGTGGGCAAGTCGGGCACCGAGCGGGAGTTCAAGGGCCTGGGAGACTGCCTGGTCAAGATCACCAAGTCTGACGGCATCCGCGGCCTGTACCAGGGCTTCAACGTGTCGGTGCAGGGCATCATCATCTACCGGGCGGCCTACTTCGGCGTGTACGACACGGCCAAGG GCATGCTCCCGGACCCCAAGAACACCCACATCGTGGTGAGCTGGATGATCGCGCAGACGGTGACGGCCGTGGCGGGCGTGGTCTCCTACCCCTTCGACACCGTGCGGAGGCGCATGATGATGCAGTCGGGGCGCAAAGGAG CCGACATCATGTACAAGGGGACCCTCGACTGCTGGCGGAAGATCTTCAAAGACGAAGGGGGCAAAGCCTTCTTCAAGGGTGCGTGGTCCAACGTCCTGCGGGGCATGGGGGGCGCCTTTGTGCTCGTGCTGTACGACGAGCTGAAGAAAGTCCTCTAG
- the IL3RA gene encoding interleukin-3 receptor subunit alpha: MAFLWLALCLTPACCLLHKDEDPESPIKNLRMQPETRRLTWDLSGNVSEIGCFINSRFITKATDKRYCEFRVLSSCQVTNFTVASTGDRPFSAGILYPRPEGHPEAAAQRLGCWVHDVDFLTCSWEAGRAAPGDVQYRLYWQDLKTYEEEECPRYGVDDRGTHIRCHFDDVSRLREHVRFLVKGTSKGARIPCSDLTVELARIERLSLPNITGMCNKSYSVMEWKMSSHFNHRFTYELEIQKGSDPAYTEKAPDSYFVLPNPGNYAVRLRAHAPFRKTWSEWSAVRRFECDLGKDTHFRDWLTSALIPLGALLALGLGVALCQRVAWEASRASQEDCQVAEVQVLGEM; this comes from the exons ATGGCCTTCCTGTGGCTGGCCTTGTGTCTCACGCCCGCGTGCTGTCTGCTGCACAAGGACGAAG ATCCCGAGTCGCCGATTAAGAACCTGCGAATGCAGCCGGAGACGAGAAGGTTGACCTGGGACCTCAGCGGAAACGTGTCTGAGATCGGCTGTTTCATCAACTCGAGGTTCATCACTAAG GCCACCGATAAGCGTTACTGCGAGTTCCGCGTCCTTTCCTCGTGTCAGGTGACGAATTTCACGGTCGCCTCCACCGGAGACCGGCCGTTCTCCGCGGGGATCCTGTACCCCAGGCCAG AGGGCCACCCTGAGGCGGCGGCGCAGCGTCTGGGCTGCTGGGTGCACGACGTGGACTTCCTGACGTGCAGCTGGGAGGCGGGCCGCGCGGCCCCCGGGGACGTCCAGTATCGCCTGTACTGGCAGGACCTCAA GACCTACGAGGAGGAGGAGTGTCCCCGGTACGGGGTGGACGATCGGGGGACACACATCCGGTGTCATTTCGACGACGTGTCCCGGCTCAGGGAACACGTCCGGTTCCTGGTGAAGGGCACCAGCAAGGGCGCGAGGATCCCGTGCTCGGACCTCACTGTGGAACTAGCAAGAATCG agAGATTAAGTCTGCCCAACATCACCGGAATGTGTAATAAATCCTATTCAGTCATGGAGTGGAAAATGTCAAGCCACTTTAATCACAGATTTACATACGAACTTGAAATACAAAAG gGCTCAGATCCCGCCTACACCGAGAAG GCGCCCGACAGCTACTTCGTGCTCCCCAACCCCGGAAACTACGCGGTGAGGCTGAGGGCGCACGCGCCCTTCCGCAAAACCTGGAGTGAGTGGAGCGCCGTGCGGCGCTTTG aGTGCGACCTCGGGAAGGACACGCACTTCCGAGACTGGCTGACCTCCGCTCTGATCCCGCTGGGCGCGCTgctggccctggggctgggggtcgCGCTGTGCCAAAGG GTGGCCTGGGAGGCCAGCAGAGCAAGCCAGGAGGACTGCCAGGTGGCGGAGGTGCAGGTTCTGGGAGAAATGTGA